In Pseudomonas sp. MYb327, one DNA window encodes the following:
- the ccoN gene encoding cytochrome-c oxidase, cbb3-type subunit I yields the protein MNTSISTAYNYKVVRQFAIMTVVWGIVGMGLGVFLAAQLVWPELNFDLPWTSFGRLRPLHTNAVIFAFGGCALFASSFYSVQRTCQTQLFAPKIAAFCFWGWQLVILLAAISLPLGYTSSKEYAELEWPIDILITIVWVAYAVVFFGTIMQRKTKHIYVGNWFFGAFIITVAILHIVNNLELPVSFTKSYSLYSGATDAMVQWWYGHNAVGFFLTAGFLGMMYYFVPKQAERPVYSYRLSIVHFWALITLYIWAGPHHLHYTALPDWAQSLGMVMSLILLAPSWGGMINGMMTLSGAWHKLRSDPILRFLVVSLAFYGMSTFEGPMMAIKTVNALSHYTDWTIGHVHAGALGWVAMISIGALYHMIPKIFGREQMHSIGLINAHFWLATIGTVLYIASMWVNGIAQGLMWRAVNEDGTLTYSFVETLVASHPGFVVRMVGGAIFFSGMLLMAYNTWRTVRASQPAEVAAAAQMA from the coding sequence ATGAACACTTCTATCAGTACCGCCTACAACTACAAGGTGGTCCGCCAATTCGCCATTATGACGGTGGTGTGGGGCATCGTCGGCATGGGGCTCGGGGTTTTTCTCGCCGCCCAGTTGGTCTGGCCAGAACTCAACTTCGATTTGCCGTGGACCAGTTTCGGTCGCTTGCGTCCATTGCACACCAACGCGGTGATCTTCGCCTTCGGCGGCTGCGCCCTGTTCGCCAGTTCTTTCTATTCGGTGCAGCGCACCTGCCAAACCCAATTGTTTGCGCCGAAAATCGCCGCGTTCTGCTTCTGGGGCTGGCAGCTTGTAATCCTTCTGGCGGCCATCAGCCTGCCGCTGGGCTACACCAGTTCCAAGGAATACGCCGAGCTGGAATGGCCGATCGACATCCTGATCACCATTGTCTGGGTCGCCTACGCCGTGGTGTTCTTCGGCACGATCATGCAGCGCAAGACCAAGCACATTTACGTCGGCAACTGGTTCTTCGGTGCGTTCATCATCACCGTGGCGATCCTGCACATCGTCAACAACCTTGAGCTGCCGGTGAGTTTCACCAAGTCCTACTCGTTGTACTCCGGCGCCACCGACGCGATGGTGCAGTGGTGGTACGGGCACAATGCCGTGGGCTTTTTCCTCACCGCCGGTTTCCTCGGGATGATGTATTACTTCGTGCCGAAACAGGCCGAACGCCCGGTGTATTCCTACCGCCTGTCGATCGTGCACTTCTGGGCGCTGATCACTTTGTATATCTGGGCCGGCCCGCACCACCTGCACTACACCGCGCTGCCGGATTGGGCGCAGTCGCTGGGCATGGTGATGTCGCTGATTCTGTTGGCGCCGAGCTGGGGCGGGATGATCAACGGCATGATGACCCTCTCGGGCGCCTGGCATAAGTTGCGCAGCGACCCGATCCTGCGTTTCCTCGTGGTGTCGCTGGCGTTCTACGGCATGTCGACCTTCGAAGGCCCGATGATGGCGATCAAGACCGTCAACGCCCTCTCCCACTACACCGACTGGACCATTGGCCACGTACACGCTGGCGCACTCGGCTGGGTGGCGATGATTTCCATTGGCGCGCTGTACCACATGATCCCGAAAATCTTCGGACGCGAGCAGATGCACAGCATCGGCCTGATCAACGCGCACTTCTGGCTCGCCACCATCGGCACCGTTCTGTACATCGCCTCGATGTGGGTCAACGGCATCGCCCAGGGCTTGATGTGGCGCGCAGTCAACGAGGACGGCACGCTGACTTACTCCTTCGTCGAAACCCTGGTGGCCAGCCACCCCGGCTTTGTCGTGCGGATGGTGGGTGGCGCGATCTTCTTCAGCGGCATGTTGCTGATGGCTTACAACACCTGGCGCACCGTGCGGGCCTCGCAGCCTGCCGAAGTCGCCGCTGCCGCGCAGATGGCCTGA
- the ccoP gene encoding cytochrome-c oxidase, cbb3-type subunit III → MTTFWSLYVTVLSLGTIFSLTWLLLSTRKGQRSEATEETVGHSFDGIEEYDNPLPKWWFMLFVGTIIFALGYLVLYPGLGNWKGLLPGYNYLDNEKQTAFANGQTGWTGVHEWEKEMARSDAKFGPIFAKFASMPIEEVAKDPQALKMGGRLFASNCSVCHGSDAKGAYGFPNLTDADWRWGGEAETIKTTIMGGRHAVMPAWAEVIGEQGVADVAAFVLTNLDGRKLPEGTKADPVAGQKLFAANCVACHGPEGKGTPAMGAPNLTHPAAFIYGSSFAQLQQTIRYGRQGQMPAQEAMQGNDKVHLLAAYVYSLSHGEKAPAADAQ, encoded by the coding sequence ATGACTACATTCTGGAGTCTGTACGTCACAGTCCTCAGTCTCGGTACGATCTTTTCGCTGACCTGGCTGTTGCTGTCGACCCGCAAGGGCCAGCGCAGCGAAGCCACCGAAGAGACGGTTGGGCACTCCTTCGACGGGATCGAGGAGTACGACAACCCGCTGCCGAAATGGTGGTTCATGCTGTTCGTGGGCACCATCATTTTCGCCCTGGGCTATCTGGTGCTGTACCCGGGCCTGGGCAACTGGAAAGGCCTGCTGCCGGGTTACAACTACCTGGATAACGAGAAGCAGACCGCGTTCGCCAACGGCCAGACCGGCTGGACCGGCGTTCACGAGTGGGAAAAGGAAATGGCCCGGTCGGACGCCAAGTTCGGCCCGATCTTCGCCAAGTTCGCTTCCATGCCGATCGAAGAAGTCGCCAAGGATCCGCAAGCCCTGAAGATGGGTGGCCGCCTGTTCGCCTCCAACTGCTCGGTTTGCCACGGTTCCGACGCCAAAGGCGCTTATGGCTTCCCTAACCTGACCGACGCCGACTGGCGCTGGGGCGGCGAAGCGGAAACCATCAAGACCACCATCATGGGTGGCCGTCACGCGGTCATGCCGGCGTGGGCTGAAGTGATCGGCGAGCAAGGCGTTGCGGACGTTGCCGCATTCGTCCTGACCAACCTCGACGGCCGCAAGCTGCCGGAAGGCACCAAGGCTGACCCGGTTGCCGGGCAAAAACTGTTCGCGGCCAACTGCGTGGCTTGCCACGGTCCGGAAGGCAAAGGTACGCCAGCAATGGGCGCCCCTAACCTGACCCACCCGGCCGCGTTCATCTACGGTTCGAGCTTCGCTCAACTGCAGCAGACCATCCGTTACGGCCGTCAGGGCCAGATGCCTGCGCAAGAAGCCATGCAGGGCAACGACAAGGTTCACCTGCTGGCCGCTTACGTCTACAGCCTGTCTCACGGCGAGAAAGCGCCGGCGGCGGACGCCCAGTAA
- a CDS encoding phosphoesterase, translating to MKLLNHLQLVSLLLFGSLPALYAVAAEPSPTHLVFASDPKFPSGEKSDNHEEESAADTETRSRWLIDVQYSSIADFRTQSGGAAAVPVMINGNLTAFGRDSERSYIKAVLQNKLGNVYDYGLGNHDYDFNVANCASCAAGSVDDLKDRYWGKVPNMDLATRASGLTKTWYGSLAYSKDFGDVHLIQLHNEPTYAVNFSTQSFISTTAYEITPSLDWLERDLQRARSQGKIILLNLHQPLSWPVKESEIMRFKKMIEDYGVTAVFSANAHKQTGMYEGSNYIYGDIPLFMSGSATLQSWLYASISADRQQMTVNVISANDWRNPVATHTIPVK from the coding sequence ATGAAACTATTAAATCATCTACAACTTGTCAGCTTGTTACTCTTCGGCAGTCTACCCGCCCTATATGCCGTCGCAGCTGAACCATCACCCACTCACCTTGTTTTTGCCTCGGACCCGAAATTTCCCTCAGGTGAAAAATCCGATAATCACGAAGAGGAGTCCGCCGCTGACACGGAAACGCGTTCACGGTGGTTGATCGATGTGCAGTACTCCAGCATTGCTGATTTCAGGACACAGTCGGGTGGCGCCGCTGCGGTTCCCGTCATGATCAATGGCAACCTGACCGCATTCGGCCGAGACAGCGAACGTTCCTACATCAAGGCCGTTTTGCAAAACAAACTCGGCAATGTCTATGACTATGGCCTGGGCAATCATGACTACGACTTCAACGTCGCGAACTGCGCCAGTTGCGCGGCAGGGAGCGTCGATGACCTCAAGGATCGATACTGGGGGAAAGTGCCGAACATGGATCTCGCCACCAGAGCGTCAGGCTTGACGAAAACCTGGTACGGAAGCCTGGCGTATTCCAAGGACTTTGGAGACGTTCACCTGATCCAGCTGCATAACGAACCGACTTATGCAGTCAACTTTTCCACTCAATCCTTTATCAGCACCACTGCCTACGAAATCACCCCGTCTCTCGACTGGCTGGAACGTGATCTGCAACGAGCACGGAGCCAAGGAAAAATCATCTTGTTGAATTTGCATCAGCCACTTAGCTGGCCGGTCAAGGAAAGCGAAATCATGCGCTTCAAAAAGATGATCGAAGACTATGGCGTGACGGCGGTGTTTTCCGCCAATGCGCATAAGCAAACCGGAATGTACGAAGGCAGCAATTACATTTACGGCGACATTCCCTTGTTCATGAGCGGCTCGGCGACTCTGCAGAGCTGGTTGTATGCGAGCATCTCCGCCGACAGACAGCAAATGACCGTTAACGTCATTTCGGCTAACGACTGGCGCAACCCCGTCGCCACACACACCATCCCGGTCAAATAA
- the ccoO gene encoding cytochrome-c oxidase, cbb3-type subunit II yields the protein MKHETIEKNVGLLMLLMVLAVSIGGLTQIVPLFFQDVTNKPVEGMKPYTALQLEGRDIYIREGCVGCHSQMIRPFRAETERYGHYSVAGESVWDHPFLWGSKRTGPDLARVGARYSDDWHRAHLYNPRNVVPESKMPAYPWLVANALDSSHTESKIKAMRTLGVPYTDDDIASSVESLKGKSEMDALVAYLQVLGTAIKSKR from the coding sequence ATGAAACACGAAACTATCGAGAAAAACGTCGGCCTGCTGATGCTGTTGATGGTGCTCGCCGTGAGCATCGGCGGCCTGACCCAGATCGTCCCGCTGTTTTTCCAGGACGTGACCAATAAACCGGTGGAAGGCATGAAGCCCTACACCGCGCTGCAACTCGAAGGCCGCGACATCTACATCCGCGAAGGCTGCGTCGGTTGCCATTCGCAGATGATCCGCCCGTTCCGCGCCGAGACCGAGCGCTACGGGCACTACTCGGTGGCTGGCGAAAGCGTTTGGGATCACCCGTTCCTGTGGGGCTCGAAACGCACCGGGCCAGACCTGGCCCGGGTCGGCGCACGCTACTCCGATGACTGGCACCGCGCGCACTTGTACAACCCGCGCAACGTCGTGCCGGAATCGAAAATGCCGGCCTACCCGTGGCTGGTGGCCAACGCGCTCGACAGCAGCCACACCGAAAGCAAGATCAAGGCGATGCGCACCCTCGGCGTGCCATACACCGACGACGACATCGCCAGCAGCGTCGAGTCGCTCAAGGGCAAGTCCGAAATGGACGCGCTGGTCGCCTACCTGCAAGTGCTCGGCACTGCGATCAAGAGCAAGAGGTGA
- a CDS encoding CcoQ/FixQ family Cbb3-type cytochrome c oxidase assembly chaperone has protein sequence MVIEMSTGMIRGLGTVVVFVAFVGLTLWVFNSKRNPAFAEARLLPFADESHPDYTQEPATRSTRP, from the coding sequence ATGGTCATTGAAATGAGCACTGGAATGATTCGCGGCCTGGGCACGGTCGTGGTGTTCGTGGCCTTCGTCGGCCTGACGCTGTGGGTATTCAACAGCAAGCGCAATCCGGCGTTCGCCGAGGCACGCCTGCTGCCGTTCGCCGATGAATCACATCCCGACTACACCCAAGAACCCGCAACAAGGAGTACCCGGCCATGA
- a CDS encoding PAS domain-containing methyl-accepting chemotaxis protein, producing the protein MRNNQPITQRERTFPAQQRLISTTDAKGVITYCNDDFVEVSGFSREELIRAPHNLVRHPDVPAAVFAHMWATLKQGLPWMGIVKNRCKSGDHYWVNAYVTPIFDGKQVIGYESVRVKPTAEQIRRAEALYQRINQGKSAIPSTDKWLPVLQDWLPFILVSQLSFMIGASLNSHWGFALAAGLSVPLGLMGLSWQQRGLKRLLRLAEQTTSDPLIAQMYTDSRGAQARLEMSILSQEARLKTCLTRLQDTAEHLTDQAKQSDNLAHSSSTGLERQRVETEQVATAVNQMAATTQEVASHVQRTADATQQANLLTGRGREIAGETREAIQRLSVVVGETGLTVTQLAKDSDEIGGVVDVIKGIADQTNLLALNAAIEAARAGEMGRGFAVVADEVRQLAQRTSESTGQIHALIAKLQQTAGTAVQTMEAGHRQAEEGVARVLEADQALVGISEAVANITDMTTQIAAATEEQSAVAEEISRNISNISHLADQTSEQAQNSALLSEELTKTANTQYSLVERFNR; encoded by the coding sequence ATGCGTAACAACCAGCCAATTACACAACGCGAACGGACCTTTCCGGCCCAGCAACGGTTGATTTCCACCACCGACGCCAAGGGCGTGATCACCTACTGCAACGACGACTTCGTCGAGGTCAGCGGGTTTTCTCGTGAGGAACTCATCCGTGCGCCGCACAACCTGGTGCGTCATCCCGACGTTCCGGCCGCGGTCTTCGCGCACATGTGGGCGACACTGAAACAAGGCTTGCCATGGATGGGCATTGTCAAGAATCGCTGCAAGAGCGGTGATCACTACTGGGTCAACGCCTATGTGACGCCGATCTTCGACGGCAAACAGGTGATCGGCTATGAGTCGGTGCGGGTCAAGCCCACCGCCGAGCAGATCCGCCGTGCCGAAGCTCTCTACCAACGCATCAACCAGGGCAAGTCGGCCATTCCTTCGACCGATAAATGGTTGCCGGTCCTGCAGGACTGGTTGCCGTTCATTCTGGTCAGCCAACTGAGCTTCATGATCGGTGCTTCGCTCAACTCCCACTGGGGCTTTGCCCTGGCCGCCGGGCTCTCGGTGCCGCTGGGCTTGATGGGCCTGAGCTGGCAACAGCGCGGGCTCAAGCGCTTGTTGCGCCTGGCCGAGCAAACCACATCTGACCCGCTGATCGCGCAGATGTACACCGACAGCCGCGGGGCCCAGGCACGTCTGGAGATGTCGATCCTCAGCCAGGAAGCGCGCCTCAAAACCTGCCTGACCCGTCTGCAGGACACCGCCGAGCACCTGACCGATCAAGCGAAACAGTCCGACAACCTGGCCCACAGCAGCTCTACCGGCCTGGAACGTCAGCGCGTCGAAACCGAGCAAGTAGCCACCGCCGTCAATCAGATGGCCGCCACTACGCAGGAAGTCGCCAGCCACGTGCAGCGCACCGCCGATGCCACCCAGCAAGCCAATCTGCTGACCGGTCGCGGTCGTGAAATCGCCGGAGAAACCCGTGAAGCCATTCAACGCCTGTCGGTGGTGGTCGGGGAAACCGGTCTGACCGTGACCCAACTGGCCAAGGACAGCGATGAAATCGGTGGCGTGGTCGACGTGATCAAAGGCATCGCCGACCAGACCAACCTGCTGGCGCTGAACGCCGCCATCGAAGCGGCCCGTGCCGGCGAAATGGGTCGTGGCTTTGCGGTGGTGGCCGACGAAGTGCGGCAACTGGCGCAACGCACCAGCGAGTCGACCGGGCAGATTCACGCCCTGATCGCCAAGCTGCAGCAAACCGCCGGCACTGCGGTGCAAACCATGGAAGCCGGGCATCGCCAGGCCGAAGAAGGTGTGGCGCGGGTGCTGGAAGCGGACCAGGCATTGGTCGGGATCAGCGAAGCGGTGGCCAACATCACCGACATGACCACCCAGATCGCTGCTGCGACCGAAGAGCAAAGCGCTGTCGCCGAAGAAATCAGCCGCAACATCAGCAACATCTCGCACCTGGCTGACCAGACTTCGGAACAGGCACAAAACTCGGCGTTGTTGAGTGAAGAGCTGACCAAGACTGCGAATACCCAGTATTCGTTGGTGGAGCGGTTTAACCGCTGA
- a CDS encoding CcoQ/FixQ family Cbb3-type cytochrome c oxidase assembly chaperone: protein MDIGMIRGLGTVVVMVAFIGLALWVFSPKRKSEFEDATLLPFADDPEAIKHVEQASRSNKE from the coding sequence ATGGATATCGGGATGATTCGTGGCCTGGGCACTGTTGTCGTGATGGTGGCCTTCATCGGTTTGGCGTTGTGGGTGTTCAGCCCCAAGCGCAAGTCGGAGTTTGAAGACGCAACCTTGCTGCCTTTCGCGGATGATCCCGAAGCCATCAAGCACGTCGAGCAAGCTTCTAGGAGTAACAAAGAATGA
- a CDS encoding alpha/beta family hydrolase: MDKQRKAGIDGDQWAQCAREHGWLWDAAVTPASATLILAHGAGAPMDSDWMNDMAARLAAQGINVLRFEFPYMAQRRLDGGKRPPNPAPKLLECWREVYAEVRRHVAGQLAIGGKSMGGRMASLLADELGADALVCLGYPFYAVGKPEKPRVEHLASLNTRTLIVQGERDALGNREAVEGYALSPSIEVFWLVAGDHDLKPLKASGFTHEQHLAAAAQKVASFLQ; encoded by the coding sequence ATGGACAAACAGCGCAAGGCCGGTATTGACGGGGATCAATGGGCGCAGTGCGCACGGGAACATGGATGGCTGTGGGATGCCGCCGTGACGCCGGCATCGGCGACGCTGATCCTGGCCCACGGCGCGGGTGCGCCGATGGACAGCGACTGGATGAACGACATGGCCGCACGCCTCGCGGCACAAGGCATCAATGTCTTGCGCTTCGAGTTTCCGTACATGGCGCAACGGCGCCTCGACGGCGGCAAACGCCCGCCGAACCCGGCACCGAAACTGCTGGAGTGCTGGCGTGAGGTGTATGCCGAGGTGCGACGTCATGTCGCCGGGCAGCTGGCCATTGGCGGCAAGTCCATGGGAGGGCGGATGGCGAGTTTATTGGCAGATGAGTTGGGGGCGGATGCGTTGGTGTGTCTGGGCTATCCGTTTTATGCCGTGGGCAAACCGGAGAAGCCGCGGGTCGAGCATTTGGCTTCTCTGAACACCCGTACCTTGATTGTGCAGGGCGAGCGGGACGCATTGGGCAATCGCGAGGCGGTCGAGGGGTATGCCTTGTCACCGAGTATCGAGGTGTTCTGGCTGGTGGCGGGGGATCATGATTTGAAGCCGTTGAAGGCTTCCGGGTTTACCCATGAGCAGCATTTGGCGGCGGCGGCGCAGAAAGTGGCTTCATTTCTTCAGTGA
- the ccoO gene encoding cytochrome-c oxidase, cbb3-type subunit II — translation MKHEAVEKNIGLLAFFMVIAVSVGGLTQIVPLFFQDVTNKPVEGMKPRPALELEGRDIYIANGCVSCHSQMIRPFRAETERYGHYSVAGESVWDHPFLWGSKRTGPDLARVGGRYSDDWQRAHLYNPRNVVPESKMPAYPFLVENKLDGKDTAKKMEVLRTLGVPYTDEDIAGAQEAVKGKTEMDALVAYLQGLGTIIKSKR, via the coding sequence ATGAAGCATGAAGCAGTCGAGAAGAACATTGGCCTGCTGGCCTTCTTCATGGTTATCGCCGTCAGTGTCGGCGGCCTGACCCAGATCGTTCCGCTGTTTTTCCAGGACGTCACCAACAAGCCGGTCGAAGGCATGAAGCCTCGCCCTGCCCTTGAACTGGAAGGCCGCGACATCTACATCGCCAACGGTTGCGTCAGCTGCCACTCGCAGATGATCCGCCCGTTCCGTGCTGAAACCGAACGTTACGGCCACTACTCGGTCGCCGGTGAAAGCGTCTGGGACCACCCGTTCCTGTGGGGTTCCAAGCGTACCGGTCCGGACCTGGCCCGTGTCGGCGGTCGTTATTCCGATGACTGGCAGCGTGCGCATTTGTACAACCCGCGCAACGTAGTGCCCGAATCGAAAATGCCGGCCTACCCGTTCCTCGTGGAAAACAAGCTCGACGGCAAAGACACCGCGAAGAAAATGGAAGTCTTGCGCACGCTCGGCGTTCCTTACACCGACGAAGACATCGCCGGTGCACAGGAAGCTGTGAAGGGCAAAACCGAAATGGACGCGCTGGTGGCCTATCTGCAAGGCCTGGGCACCATCATCAAAAGCAAACGGTGA
- the ccoP gene encoding cytochrome-c oxidase, cbb3-type subunit III, which yields MTTFWSTWICVLTIGSLIGLTWLLIGTRKGETKGSVDQTMGHSFDGIEEYDNPLPQWWFLLFAGTLVFAVGYLILYPGLGNWKGILPGYDNGWTGVHEWEKEMDRADAKFGPIFAKFAAMPLEEVAKDPQALKMGGRLFASNCSVCHGSDAKGAFGFPNLADRDWRWGGNADTIKTTIMGGRMAAMPAWGEILGDAGVKNVAAYVRHELAGLPLPADSDADLQAGQQAFSTTCTACHGAKGQGTEAMGAPNLTHPAGFIYGTSLAQLQQTIRHGRQGHMPAQNELLGNDKVQLLAAYVYSLSHAAGAERLQAENKGE from the coding sequence ATGACCACCTTCTGGAGTACGTGGATCTGCGTACTGACCATCGGCAGCCTGATCGGCCTGACCTGGCTGCTGATCGGCACCCGCAAGGGCGAAACCAAGGGCAGCGTCGACCAGACCATGGGCCACAGCTTCGACGGCATCGAGGAGTACGACAACCCGCTGCCGCAATGGTGGTTCCTGCTGTTCGCCGGCACCCTGGTGTTTGCGGTCGGCTACTTGATCCTTTATCCGGGGCTGGGCAACTGGAAAGGCATCCTTCCCGGTTACGACAACGGCTGGACCGGCGTGCACGAATGGGAAAAGGAGATGGACAGGGCCGACGCGAAGTTCGGGCCGATCTTCGCCAAATTCGCTGCCATGCCGCTGGAAGAAGTGGCCAAGGATCCGCAAGCGCTGAAAATGGGCGGACGCCTGTTTGCCTCCAACTGCTCGGTCTGCCACGGCTCGGATGCCAAGGGCGCGTTCGGTTTTCCCAACCTGGCGGACCGCGACTGGCGCTGGGGCGGCAACGCCGACACCATCAAGACCACCATCATGGGCGGACGCATGGCCGCGATGCCCGCCTGGGGAGAAATCCTCGGCGACGCCGGTGTGAAGAACGTTGCGGCTTATGTGCGTCATGAACTGGCCGGCCTGCCACTGCCTGCCGACAGCGATGCCGACCTGCAAGCAGGCCAACAGGCGTTCAGCACCACCTGCACCGCTTGTCACGGGGCGAAAGGCCAGGGCACTGAAGCCATGGGCGCGCCGAATCTGACGCACCCGGCCGGGTTTATCTACGGGACAAGCCTGGCGCAACTGCAGCAGACCATTCGCCATGGTCGCCAGGGGCATATGCCAGCGCAGAACGAACTGCTCGGTAACGATAAGGTGCAACTGCTGGCCGCCTATGTGTACAGCCTGTCGCACGCTGCCGGCGCGGAGCGTTTGCAGGCCGAAAACAAAGGCGAATAA
- the ccoN gene encoding cytochrome-c oxidase, cbb3-type subunit I has product MSTAISPTAYNYKVVRQFAIMTVVWGILGMGLGVFIASQLVWPELNFGLPWTSFGRLRPLHTNLVIFAFGGCALFATSYYVVQRTCQTRLISDSLAAFTFWGWQAVIVGAIVTLPLGYTTTKEYAELEWPLAILLAIVWVTYGLVFFGTIVKRKTKHIYVGNWFYGAFIVVTAMLHIVNHASLPVSFFKSYSAYSGATDAMIQWWYGHNAVGFFLTTGFLGMMYYFVPKQAERPIYSYRLSIVHFWALITLYIWAGPHHLHYTALPDWAQSLGMAMSIILLAPSWGGMINGMMTLSGAWHKLRTDPILRFLVVSLAFYGMSTFEGPMMAIKTVNSLSHYTDWTIGHVHAGALGWVAMISIGAIYHMIPKLFGRAQMHSVGLINAHFWLATIGTVLYIASMWVNGITQGLMWRAINDDGTLTYSFVEALQASHPGFIVRALGGAFFAAGMLFMAYNVFRTVRASNPVEAKAAEQIAVVGAH; this is encoded by the coding sequence ATGAGCACAGCAATCAGTCCGACTGCTTATAACTATAAGGTAGTCCGCCAGTTCGCCATCATGACGGTGGTCTGGGGGATCCTTGGCATGGGGCTCGGTGTCTTCATCGCCTCTCAACTGGTCTGGCCGGAATTAAACTTCGGTCTGCCGTGGACGAGCTTTGGACGCCTGCGCCCGTTGCACACCAACCTGGTGATTTTCGCCTTCGGTGGATGTGCACTGTTTGCCACTTCTTATTACGTCGTGCAGCGAACCTGCCAAACGCGACTGATTTCCGACAGCCTTGCAGCCTTCACCTTCTGGGGTTGGCAAGCGGTGATTGTCGGCGCCATCGTTACCTTGCCGCTGGGTTACACCACCACCAAGGAATACGCTGAGCTGGAATGGCCGCTGGCTATTCTGCTGGCCATTGTCTGGGTCACCTACGGTCTGGTGTTCTTCGGCACCATCGTCAAGCGCAAGACCAAGCACATCTATGTGGGCAACTGGTTCTACGGTGCCTTCATCGTCGTGACGGCGATGCTGCACATCGTCAACCACGCTTCCCTGCCGGTCAGTTTCTTCAAGTCCTACTCGGCCTACTCGGGTGCGACGGACGCGATGATCCAGTGGTGGTACGGCCACAACGCCGTAGGTTTCTTCCTGACCACCGGCTTCCTGGGGATGATGTACTACTTCGTGCCGAAACAGGCCGAGCGTCCGATCTACTCCTATCGCCTGTCGATCGTGCACTTCTGGGCGCTGATCACCCTGTACATCTGGGCCGGTCCGCACCACTTGCACTACACCGCACTGCCGGACTGGGCTCAGTCCCTGGGCATGGCGATGTCGATCATCCTGCTGGCTCCGAGCTGGGGCGGCATGATCAACGGCATGATGACCCTGTCGGGCGCCTGGCATAAGCTGCGCACCGACCCGATCCTGCGCTTCCTGGTCGTGTCCCTGGCGTTTTACGGCATGTCGACCTTCGAAGGCCCGATGATGGCCATCAAGACCGTGAACTCCCTGTCGCACTACACCGACTGGACCATCGGCCACGTACACGCCGGCGCGCTCGGCTGGGTGGCAATGATCTCGATCGGCGCGATCTACCACATGATCCCGAAACTGTTCGGTCGTGCCCAGATGCACAGCGTCGGCCTGATCAACGCGCACTTCTGGCTCGCAACCATCGGTACTGTTCTGTACATCGCTTCGATGTGGGTCAACGGCATTACCCAGGGTCTGATGTGGCGTGCAATCAACGATGACGGCACCCTCACCTACTCGTTCGTCGAAGCGCTGCAAGCCAGCCACCCGGGCTTTATCGTTCGCGCCCTGGGCGGTGCATTCTTCGCCGCCGGCATGCTGTTCATGGCCTACAACGTATTCCGTACCGTACGCGCCTCGAACCCGGTAGAAGCCAAAGCCGCCGAACAGATCGCTGTAGTTGGAGCTCACTGA